From a region of the Dunckerocampus dactyliophorus isolate RoL2022-P2 chromosome 20, RoL_Ddac_1.1, whole genome shotgun sequence genome:
- the hey1 gene encoding hairy/enhancer-of-split related with YRPW motif protein 1 gives MKRNLDFSSSDSELDDAIEVAKESADENGNVGTPLGSMSPTASTQVQARKRRRGIIEKRRRDRINNSLSELRRLVPSAFEKQGSAKLEKAEILQMTVDHLKMLHAAGGKGFFDAHALAMDYRGLGFRECLAETARYLSIIEGLDNADPLRIRLVSHLNSYANQREAGLNHLAWGSTFGSLPAHLTHPLLLHQQAAPLAPPRSVTSSPLSSSSSSSSSSSSPADTHPAGRRSGSASPHSDQALVRAPPAAATPILRPTKLPPPLLSSISAFPFSFGTFPLISPVATAALSPPAPTPPTMGKPYRPWGMEIGAF, from the exons ATGAAGCGGAACCTCGACTTTAGCTCCTCGGACAGCGAGCTGGACGACGCGATCGAAGTGGCGAAAGAGAGCGCGGATGAGAATGG GAATGTTGGCACCCCTCTTGGCTCCATGTCTCCCACAGCGTCCACTCAGGTGCAGGCGAGGAAGCGGCGACGAGGA ATCATTGAGAAACGTCGTCGAGACCGAATCAACAACAGCCTGAGTGAGCTCCGTAGACTGGTGCCGAGTGCCTTTGAGAAGCAG GGTTCCGCCAAGTTGGAGAAAGCAGAGATTTTGCAGATGACCGTGGACCACCTGAAGATGCTTCACGCCGCCGGAGGCAAAG GGTTTTTTGACGCCCACGCCCTGGCCATGGACTACCGCGGTTTGGGTTTCAGGGAGTGCCTGGCGGAGACGGCCCGCTATCTCAGCATCATAGAAGGTTTGGACAATGCCGACCCCCTCAGGATACGCCTGGTGTCGCACCTCAACAGCTACGCCAACCAGCGCGAGGCGGGCCTCAACCACCTAGCCTGGGGTTCCACCTTTGGGTCGCTGCCCGCCCACCTGACCCACCCGCTCCTCCTGCACCAACAGGCCGCCCCCCTGGCCCCGCCTCGGAGCGTCACCAGCAGCCCCCTGTCGTCGTCAtcgtcttcctcttcctcctcctcgtcccccGCAGACACTCACCCGGCAGGTCGGCGCAGCGGGAGCGCCAGCCCTCACTCGGACCAAGCGCTGGTGCGCGCCCCGCCTGCGGCCGCCACCCCAATCCTCCGCCCAACCAAgctcccccctcccctcctctcGTCAATCTCGGCATTCCCGTTCTCGTTCGGCACCTTCCCGCTCATCTCTCCCGTCGCCACTGCCGCCCTCAGCCCCCCGGCCCCGACGCCGCCCACGATGGGCAAACCCTACAGACCGTGGGGGATGGAGATCGGAGCTTTTTGA